From the genome of Loxodonta africana isolate mLoxAfr1 chromosome 4, mLoxAfr1.hap2, whole genome shotgun sequence:
GAGAACTAAGTGTCTTATCCAGGGTCTCACACCAGGCTCAGACAGAGGTGGGGTCCCAAGGCTCCCAGGCATTTGCTGGTCCTGCTCTTGGGGACAGGGACCAagctgcctggtatctcccagcCACCTGACGGGCACCTGGAGAGAGTAAGGGTCCAAGGGCAATTATAGTAGTCAAGGTCACAGGCCACAGCGCACGCTCCTGTGCCTTTCCAATCCAGCCCAGAGCAGGGCTGGGGGAGCAGGGGCCAGGAGACCCCATCGTGGCAGGGGCAGAGAGCTTTGGGATCCGGCAGGCATCCCCATGTGCCTGGGCCCAGCCTGTCATGATTGTGAGCGAGCTTGCCTTCCTGGCCCCTTCAGCAAGCATGAGAGCTGCTCGAGCCCCAGGCTTGATGCCAAACATCCCTGAGGTTGCCTGGCTGTCACCTCTTAAATGGGTGCCAGGCCTGGTTTGTGGAACCAAACGGAGTGAGGGGTACAAGAGCTGGGCCTCAGGGCATGGGCTGCCAGCCCTGCCAGGCTGCAGGGGACGGGTCTCCCAGGTAGAACGGCCTGTGTGCCCATGGCAAAAGCGTCACTTCTCACACCCCAGCGTGTGCCAGATGCTGGCCTGGGCCCGCGATGGCCACCCGTTGTAGGTggcaccagccagtccttggggaGCTCTAAAGGCGTGCTTGCGAGAAGGAAAGGCACCTTCATATACCTTAGCCCACGGGTCACTGTCCTCATCTTATGGGTGAGCAAGGAGGTGGGGCTCTGGGAAGAGATTTGCCCCGAATTTCCCAGCTGACAGCCCGATTCCCCCGGGGTTCAAGCCCAACCTGCCTGGCCCCAGAGCCCTGTGGGCTGCTAAAGCCAAGTTAGCTCTTGGGGAGCATTCTTTCTTGTGTACCAGGAATGCCGCTGGCTGGCCCCATGTGGTACTTTCTCTTGCAGACCAGCCAGTTCTGCTGGAGGCTCCTGGTGTGACCTGGGGAGACCATGTCCAGACCCCATGACTGTTCACTGCGGCTGCTCCGAGGCGCCCCCAGGCAGTGGATCTGCACCCTTTTCATCATCGGCTTCAAGTTCACGTTCTTCGTCTCCCTCATGATCTACTGGCACATTGTGGGTGAGCCCAAGGGCCAAGGGCAGCTCTACAGCCTGCCGGTCGACATCCCTTGCCCCCGCCCGGCACCCCCCATGCCATCCTCCAGTAGCCCCCCTCCCGGCAACATCTTCTTCCTGGAGACTTCAGACCGGACCAACCCCAACTTCCTGTTCATGTGCTCAGTGGAGTCGGCGGCCAGGGCCCATCCCGAGTCCCGGGTGGTGGTCCTGATGAAGGGGCTGCCGGGGGGCAACGCCTCCCTGCCCCGGCACCTGGGCATCTCGCTGCTGGGCTGCTTCCCCAATGTGCAGATGCGCCCACTGGACCTGGGGGCCTTGTTCCACGGCACGCCCCTGGCTGCCTGGCACGCAGCTGTGCGCCAGCGGTGGGAGCCCTACCGGCTGCCGGTGCTCTCAGACGCCGCCCGGATCGCGCTCATGTGGAAGTTTGGCGGCATCTACCTGGACACAGACTTCATCGTCCTCAAGAGCCTGCGGAACCTGACCAACACGCTGGGCACCCAGTCCCGCTACGTCCTCAACGGCGCTTTCCTGGCCTTTGAGCGGCGGCACAAGTTCATGGCGCTGTGCATGCAAGACTTTGTGGCTCACTACAACGGCTGGGTCTggggccaccagggcccccagctGCTCACACGGGTCTTCAAGAAGTGGTGTGGCATCCGCAGCCTGGGGGAGCCCCGTGCCTGCCACGGCGTCACCACCCTGCCCCGCGAGGCCTTCTATCCCATCCCCTGGCAGAACTGGAAGAGGTACTTTGAGGACGTCAGTCCCGAGGAGCTGACCCGGCTGCTCAACAGCACCTATGCCGTCCACGTGTGGAACAAGAAGAGCCAGGGCACCCGCTTCGAGGCCACCTCCCAGGCGCTGCTGGCTCAGCTCCACGCTCGCTACTGCCCCACGACG
Proteins encoded in this window:
- the A4GALT gene encoding lactosylceramide 4-alpha-galactosyltransferase codes for the protein MSRPHDCSLRLLRGAPRQWICTLFIIGFKFTFFVSLMIYWHIVGEPKGQGQLYSLPVDIPCPRPAPPMPSSSSPPPGNIFFLETSDRTNPNFLFMCSVESAARAHPESRVVVLMKGLPGGNASLPRHLGISLLGCFPNVQMRPLDLGALFHGTPLAAWHAAVRQRWEPYRLPVLSDAARIALMWKFGGIYLDTDFIVLKSLRNLTNTLGTQSRYVLNGAFLAFERRHKFMALCMQDFVAHYNGWVWGHQGPQLLTRVFKKWCGIRSLGEPRACHGVTTLPREAFYPIPWQNWKRYFEDVSPEELTRLLNSTYAVHVWNKKSQGTRFEATSQALLAQLHARYCPTTHEAMKMYL